From Caviibacter abscessus, one genomic window encodes:
- a CDS encoding YbaK/EbsC family protein, producing the protein MEKMIYDLLKALKIEYEKLEHEPITSVKNAPKLKGQQVKNLVLKAKSSNKIYLVILHDEKSVNLTNLAELLNEKRLSFASEKVLEQCLHCKPGVVTPFGLIYDTENIINVIIDTQIDTNTTVGFHPFINTITLNIQFYDFEKFLKYANHKPIFLNL; encoded by the coding sequence ATGGAAAAAATGATATATGATTTACTTAAAGCTTTAAAGATTGAATATGAAAAGTTAGAACATGAACCTATAACTTCTGTAAAAAATGCACCGAAATTAAAAGGACAACAAGTTAAAAATTTAGTATTAAAAGCTAAAAGTAGTAATAAAATATATCTTGTTATACTACACGATGAAAAATCTGTGAATTTAACTAATTTAGCAGAATTATTGAATGAAAAAAGATTATCATTTGCAAGCGAAAAAGTATTAGAACAATGTTTGCATTGTAAACCGGGTGTTGTAACTCCATTTGGTTTAATATATGATACTGAAAATATTATTAATGTAATTATTGATACTCAAATAGATACAAATACAACAGTTGGTTTTCATCCGTTTATAAACACAATTACCCTTAATATACAATTTTACGATTTTGAAAAATTTTTAAAATATGCTAATCATAAACCTATATTTTTAAATTTATAA
- a CDS encoding aminoacyl-histidine dipeptidase, with product MELEKLYPERVFHYFREISKIPRGSGNEKEISDYLVKFAKDHNLYVYQDEKYNILIRKEATKGYKKYKPIALQGHMDMVCEKNKDVEFDFEKDEIKILVKDGFLVADGTTLGADNGICVAMVLSILESNEIKHPKLEILLTTDEEVGMSGAIFFDVSKLESDILVNVDSEQYGTICVSSAGCARVRTMIDFEMEEIINKDKIYSLELKGLSGGHSGADINENKANANKILNEIIRRLSITKDVNIIDFNGGNKNNTIPRESHAHIVCDENFETVNEIVQMAMDSLSYEYKESESTMQVIVEKIEYTGQKQMTISSTYKFMQYISGYLTGVIRKSKDIENLIQTSLNLGVVELNNGHLMINTLVRSAILKEQNDLCDYVVEYGNKFGGESIIDDTANPWEYKKDSKIRDYFAKVFKEQTGQYPKIEAIHAGLECGIFYESNDKLDIISIGPDIKNPHTPDERMSISAVAQTWEFLLKVLEEYTIV from the coding sequence ATGGAATTAGAAAAGTTATATCCAGAAAGAGTATTTCACTATTTTCGTGAAATATCAAAAATACCTAGAGGCTCAGGTAATGAAAAAGAAATAAGTGATTATTTAGTTAAATTTGCAAAAGATCACAATCTTTATGTTTATCAAGATGAGAAATACAATATTTTAATAAGAAAAGAAGCAACTAAGGGATATAAAAAATATAAACCAATTGCACTTCAAGGACATATGGATATGGTTTGCGAAAAAAATAAAGACGTAGAATTTGATTTTGAAAAAGATGAAATTAAAATACTTGTTAAAGATGGATTTTTAGTTGCAGATGGAACAACTTTAGGTGCTGATAATGGAATATGTGTTGCTATGGTACTTTCAATATTAGAATCTAACGAAATTAAGCATCCAAAGCTTGAGATACTTTTAACTACTGATGAAGAGGTAGGTATGTCTGGAGCTATATTTTTTGATGTATCAAAATTGGAATCGGATATTTTAGTAAATGTTGACAGTGAACAATACGGTACAATTTGTGTAAGTAGTGCAGGTTGTGCAAGAGTTAGAACTATGATTGATTTTGAAATGGAAGAAATAATAAATAAAGACAAAATTTATTCACTTGAGCTAAAAGGTTTAAGTGGTGGTCATAGTGGTGCTGATATAAATGAAAATAAGGCAAATGCAAATAAAATTTTAAATGAAATTATAAGAAGATTATCTATAACAAAAGATGTAAATATAATAGACTTTAACGGTGGTAATAAAAATAATACAATACCTAGAGAATCACATGCACATATAGTATGTGATGAAAATTTTGAAACTGTAAATGAAATTGTACAAATGGCAATGGATTCACTTAGTTATGAATATAAAGAAAGTGAAAGTACAATGCAAGTAATTGTAGAAAAAATAGAATATACAGGTCAAAAACAAATGACAATATCTTCAACATATAAATTCATGCAATATATATCTGGGTATTTAACAGGTGTAATCAGAAAAAGTAAAGATATAGAAAATCTAATACAAACTTCTTTAAATTTAGGTGTTGTAGAATTAAATAACGGTCATTTAATGATTAATACTTTAGTTAGAAGTGCTATATTAAAAGAACAAAATGATTTATGTGATTATGTTGTTGAATACGGAAATAAATTTGGTGGAGAAAGCATTATTGATGATACTGCAAATCCTTGGGAATATAAAAAAGATTCAAAGATAAGAGACTATTTTGCAAAAGTATTTAAAGAGCAAACAGGACAATATCCTAAAATAGAAGCAATACATGCAGGACTTGAATGTGGTATTTTTTATGAAAGTAATGATAAATTAGATATAATTTCAATAGGACCTGATATTAAAAATCCGCATACGCCTGATGAAAGAATGAGTATAAGTGCAGTAGCCCAAACTTGGGAATTTTTATTAAAAGTATTAGAGGAGTACACAATTGTTTAA
- the glmS gene encoding glutamine--fructose-6-phosphate transaminase (isomerizing), whose amino-acid sequence MCGIVGYIGNKNATQFVLNGLEKLEYRGYDSSGIATIYNGKINVKKKKGRIQVLKNELSKSQLLGNIAIGHTRWATHGEPSDINAHPHVDEKGEFAVVHNGIIENYTDLKEMLEKKGYHFISCTDTEVIVHLLSYYKKDSLLETVYEIKKHLKGAYVLGIISKNDPDTLIAVRNEGALIVGKGYEENFISSDISAILEHTKDVYFIENGEIVVLTKDNISIFNENLCEIKRELCHLDLDVQAANKNGYPHFMLKEIFEQPQAVENTIKRKLNEQGTVDISNIQISKEYLKNINKIYIVACGTAYNAGCIGKYAVEKLAKIPVYTEIASEFRYNCQFIDEKTLVIIVSQSGETADTLAALRQAKQMGAKIFSITNVVGSSIARESDYVFYTWAGPEIAVASTKAYITQLVAMYLIAMDFGYKNENLDIKEYKELLNELLTLPSKIEKILSEKDKFKKITNRIKDSKAVFYLGRGIDYMSAMEAALKLKEISYIFTEAFAAGELKHGTIALIEKDIPVITIATQENLVDKIFSNIQEVKARKADTISIIKENYTNIYNISDEVIIIPDTIDLFMPILSIIPTQLMAYYASILNGNDVDKPRNLAKSVTVE is encoded by the coding sequence ATGTGCGGAATAGTAGGGTACATTGGAAATAAAAATGCAACACAATTTGTGTTGAATGGTTTAGAAAAATTAGAGTATAGAGGTTATGATTCATCAGGAATTGCAACTATTTATAATGGAAAAATTAATGTTAAAAAGAAAAAAGGAAGAATACAAGTATTAAAAAATGAACTTAGTAAATCTCAACTTCTTGGAAATATTGCAATAGGTCATACAAGATGGGCAACTCATGGTGAACCTTCTGATATAAATGCACACCCTCATGTTGATGAAAAAGGAGAATTTGCGGTTGTTCATAATGGAATAATTGAAAATTATACTGATTTAAAAGAAATGTTAGAAAAAAAAGGATATCATTTTATTTCATGTACAGATACTGAAGTAATAGTTCATTTATTGTCTTATTATAAAAAAGATAGTTTATTAGAAACTGTATATGAAATAAAAAAGCATTTAAAGGGAGCATATGTACTTGGAATAATCTCAAAAAATGATCCGGATACATTAATCGCAGTAAGAAATGAAGGAGCATTAATAGTTGGTAAAGGTTATGAAGAAAATTTTATTTCATCTGATATATCAGCAATTTTAGAGCACACAAAAGATGTTTATTTTATTGAAAATGGAGAAATTGTAGTTTTAACTAAGGATAATATAAGTATATTTAATGAAAATTTATGTGAAATAAAAAGGGAGTTATGTCATTTAGATTTAGATGTACAAGCTGCAAATAAAAATGGATATCCACATTTTATGTTAAAGGAAATATTTGAACAACCTCAAGCAGTTGAAAATACAATTAAAAGAAAATTAAATGAGCAAGGGACTGTTGATATATCAAATATACAAATATCTAAAGAATACTTAAAAAATATTAATAAAATATATATTGTGGCTTGTGGAACTGCGTATAATGCAGGGTGTATAGGCAAATATGCTGTTGAAAAACTAGCGAAAATACCCGTTTATACTGAGATAGCTTCTGAATTTAGATATAACTGTCAGTTTATAGATGAAAAAACTCTTGTAATAATTGTAAGTCAGTCTGGAGAAACAGCAGATACACTTGCTGCACTTAGACAAGCTAAACAAATGGGAGCCAAGATTTTTTCTATAACAAATGTGGTTGGTTCATCAATTGCAAGAGAATCAGATTATGTATTTTATACTTGGGCAGGACCTGAAATTGCAGTAGCTTCAACAAAAGCATATATAACGCAATTGGTTGCTATGTATTTAATAGCTATGGATTTTGGATATAAAAATGAGAATTTAGATATAAAAGAGTATAAAGAACTATTAAATGAATTATTAACTTTACCAAGTAAAATAGAAAAAATATTAAGTGAAAAAGATAAATTTAAAAAAATAACAAATAGAATAAAAGATAGTAAAGCTGTTTTTTATTTAGGTCGTGGCATTGACTATATGAGTGCAATGGAAGCAGCTTTAAAATTAAAGGAGATTTCATATATATTTACAGAAGCTTTTGCTGCTGGAGAATTAAAACATGGTACGATAGCCTTAATAGAAAAAGATATTCCTGTTATTACAATAGCAACTCAGGAAAATTTAGTAGATAAAATATTTTCAAATATACAAGAAGTTAAGGCAAGAAAAGCAGACACTATTTCTATAATTAAAGAAAATTATACAAATATTTATAATATTTCAGATGAAGTAATTATTATACCAGATACAATTGATTTATTTATGCCAATATTAAGTATAATTCCTACACAATTAATGGCTTATTATGCTTCAATATTAAATGGAAATGATGTTGATAAACCAAGAAACTTGGCAAAATCAGTAACAGTTGAATAG
- the rnmV gene encoding ribonuclease M5 — MFNVDGIVVVEGKDDKTALSRVISANIFVLNGMTGANQKKIDYLKDLSNNNTIYLLTDPDFAGEKIREKINKNIPNIINLYASRNLCLRDGNVGVENLLDEAILNIFKNIRHSKNQKDKFSMQDLIDNGLTLTDDSSIKRAVLGDVLSIGYSNTKGLLKKLNLLNISKEEFENAMTIVNKMYDKKDKIACIFGKFFPVHKGHISFIKYVSRYCKKLYVYVCEETKRDIKLQEESKLNKNMTIKDRKLFVEKELKGYKNIYVKVLNEDGIESYPNGWQKWSERVRQTLDKDNIKIDCIFTNEVQDIENYSKYLNTPAYLVDPKRIGYYISSTKIRENPEKYIDFIPDSVKEFLGL, encoded by the coding sequence TTGTTTAATGTAGATGGTATAGTTGTTGTTGAGGGAAAAGATGATAAAACAGCACTAAGTCGGGTTATATCAGCAAATATTTTTGTATTAAACGGTATGACTGGAGCAAATCAGAAAAAAATTGATTATTTAAAAGATTTGAGTAACAATAATACAATATACTTATTAACCGATCCTGATTTTGCAGGTGAAAAAATAAGAGAAAAAATAAATAAAAATATACCCAATATTATTAATCTATATGCATCAAGAAATTTATGCCTTAGAGATGGTAATGTAGGAGTAGAGAATTTGCTTGATGAGGCTATACTTAATATTTTTAAAAATATTAGACATAGTAAAAATCAAAAAGATAAATTTTCAATGCAAGATTTAATAGATAACGGTTTAACTTTAACAGATGATTCAAGTATTAAAAGAGCAGTTTTAGGGGATGTTTTATCAATTGGATATTCTAATACTAAGGGATTACTTAAAAAATTAAATTTACTTAATATTAGTAAAGAAGAATTTGAAAATGCAATGACAATAGTAAATAAAATGTATGATAAAAAAGATAAAATTGCATGTATTTTCGGTAAATTTTTTCCTGTACATAAAGGTCATATTTCGTTTATAAAATACGTGAGTAGATATTGTAAAAAACTATATGTCTATGTTTGTGAAGAAACAAAAAGAGATATAAAATTACAAGAAGAGTCAAAATTAAATAAAAACATGACAATTAAAGATAGAAAATTATTTGTTGAAAAAGAGTTAAAAGGATATAAAAATATATACGTTAAAGTTTTAAATGAAGATGGAATAGAGTCATATCCTAATGGTTGGCAAAAATGGAGTGAAAGAGTTAGGCAAACTTTAGATAAAGATAATATAAAAATAGATTGTATATTTACAAATGAAGTACAAGATATTGAAAATTATTCTAAATATCTTAATACACCTGCGTATTTAGTTGACCCTAAAAGAATAGGATATTACATATCATCAACGAAAATAAGAGAAAATCCTGAAAAATATATAGATTTTATACCTGATAGTGTAAAAGAATTTTTAGGTCTATAA